In a single window of the Bacillus rossius redtenbacheri isolate Brsri chromosome 8, Brsri_v3, whole genome shotgun sequence genome:
- the LOC134535190 gene encoding N-alpha-acetyltransferase 20: MTTLRPFTCDDMLRFNNVNLDPLTETYGMSFYMQYLAHWPEYFQVAESASGEIMGYIMGKAEGHGENWHGHVTALTVSPEFRRLGLAATLMHWLEDISEKKRAYFVDLFVRVSNNVAINMYKQLGYVVYRTVLEYYSGDPDENAYDMRKALSRDVKKKSIVPLSHPVRPEDVD; the protein is encoded by the exons ATGACTACGCTGAGACCATTTACCTGTGATGATATGTTGAGATTTAATAATGT GAATTTGGATCCTCTGACAGAAACT TACGGCATGTCCTTCTACATGCAGTACCTGGCCCACTGGCCGGAGTACTTCCAGGTCGCAGAGTCCGCCAGCGGCGAGATCATGGGCTACA TCATGGGCAAGGCGGAGGGCCACGGGGAGAACTGGCACGGCCACGTGACTGCGCTGACCGTGTCGCCAGAGTTCCGGCGCCTGGGGCTGGCCGCCACGCTCATGCACTGGCTCGAGGACATTTCCGAGAA GAAGAGAGCCTACTTCGTGGACCTGTTTGTGCGAGTGTCGAACAACGTGGCCATCAACATGTACAAGCAGCTGGGCTACGTGGTGTACCGCACCGTGCTGGAGTACTACTCCGGCGATCCCGACGAGAACGCCTACG ACATGAGAAAGGCGTTATCGAGGGACGTGAAGAAGAAATCCATAGTGCCACTGTCACACCCGGTGCGTCCCGAAGACGTGGACTGA